The sequence below is a genomic window from Eleginops maclovinus isolate JMC-PN-2008 ecotype Puerto Natales chromosome 20, JC_Emac_rtc_rv5, whole genome shotgun sequence.
gcggctgggatgaggatcagcacctccaaatctgaggccatggttctcagcaggaaaccgatggactgtccaccccaggtagggaatgaagccttaccccaagtgaaggagttcaagtatctcggggtcttgttctcgagtgagggaacaatggagcgtgagatgggccggagaatcggagcagcgggagcggtactgcagtcgctttaccgcaccgctgtgacgaaaagagagctgagccagaaggcaaagctctctgtctaccgggccatcttcgttcctaccctcacctatggtcatgaaggatgggtcatgaccgaaagaacgagatcgcggatacaagcggcccaaatgggatttctccgcagggtggctggcatctcccttagggataaggtgagaagttcagtcatccgggagggactcggagtagaaccgctgctccttcgcattgaaaggagccagttgaggtggttcgggcacctagtgaggatgccacctgggcgcctccctagggaggtgttccaggcacgtccagctgggaagagaccgaggggtagacctaggaccaggtggagggattatatctcttcgctggcctgggagcgccttgaatcccccagtcagagctggttgatgtggccagggaaaggaaagtttggggctctctgctggagctgttacctccgcgaccctgacagaaaagcgggagaagatggatggatggattgaaaggtttattgtcataacatataaaaaagtacaatgtaATTATGTAACTTATATTGCAGGTTTCTCAACAGTGCCATttacaagacaaacaaaaaataacaacaataaaaataaaaatactgctGGCTCAAGTTAGTCTTATGGCCTTtgggatgaaactgtctctgagtcttttggttttggtcctgatgctgcggtaccgcctgccagaaGGCAGCAtgcagaacagtttgttgctggggtgatgggggtctttgataatcctgtgggctttcttcctgagctgcTGGGAGTacaggtcctccatggatggcagctccaaCCTGGTGATGTGCTTTGCAGTTTTCACCCTCCTCTCCACTGTCGagctgttttggtgatggtgtgtcatgagtccatgtcaggtcctcagcAATGTGGACATcaaggaacctgaagctgctgactctccacCGTAGTCccgttgatggtgatgggggcgtgttcctctctctgctgcttcctgtaatCCACAGTCAGCTTCTTGGTTTTGCTGACTTTAGATGGAGGTTGTTATACTGGCACCACGATGTCAGGgttctgacctcctctctgtacgccgtctcatCGCTGTTGGGGATCAGGCTGACGCTGTTGTGTTGTCAGCAAACTTCCCGGcggtgttggagctgtgtgtggccacgcagtcatGTGTGATCAGGGGCTAGAGGAGAGAGCTGAGCATGCAGCCCTGAGGGGCTCAGATGTTGAGGATcagggtggaggatgtgatgttttCCACCCGCACTGCTTGGGGTCTGCCCATCAGGAAGTTCAGGATCCaatcacagagggcgctgttgagcccgaggtccctgagcttgatgatgagcttggagggcaaAATGGAAAACGCATTCTCACATGTGTTCCTCTGGTTTCTTTATATTGTCAGCATTTTAGATATTAATATTTGTACTTCTAAGaaattttaaatgaatacagtGCTCAGACAGGGGGGCTctattttccaaatgtatttatttttagccaCCCAAATATTATCTATAAATATTGTGAATGACTTTTGATGATGATTTTTGTAGGGTGTGCAAAAAATCCCAACTAGTTGAAGATATTACGCTTTTCTTAATTGACAAGCACCAATTCAATGTTATAGGTTAAAGATGAATCAGTCAAAATCTTTAATTGTGTCTTTGCACAATTGTGATTAAATATCCTAATAAAGGATTTTatcaaatatttagattttgtgAGTATCAGAGCTAGACAAGATATATATTCAACCACATTTCTCAAGCAGACTATTATGCCGCATTAAAAGACACCAAGAATATTTCTATCTCAGTGTAACATTAATGTTTTTTAGTTGATAAAATGTGACACAATTGAAAGAAacctttatctttatctttgttGTCCTCTGTTGTAGCCTTCTGgctgtttattcaaatgtgctTTTGAAAGACAAACTGGCTTAGTGAACAGAACACGGAGAAGGGATACTAACAGAGACTTTTTCCTGTGCTCTCTGCTCAGGCAGACATTACTCCTTGCACTATATCTTTGACTTCTgtcttttaatcattttttactgtttgtttaaatgtcaaattCCTCATAGGACTTTTTACTCTGAGAATAGTTAAGATAAaggcaagaaaacaaaacatctgaGGAATAATGGATaagagaattcaaaaggactcaAGAAAATAGACTGGGTGCTTTGGGAATCCAACTGCCCTTACACTATCCATTTGTATTTATGATGCGCCAGTGGACGTTACAAATGTGTCTTTACAGtgttatgctttatgaacgaggaccACAGTGAAACATATATTTCTCTTGaccaaggttggaattgaaattaAAGAGTAAAGTGAAACTTGTGCTTTCACCCCCAGAATATCAGGGGGGAAATGTCATCAAAAAGCACTATGATGACCAAACTATCCTACAATTAGGATTTAACCACTAAAGAGATGTCAGGTGTCCGctatgggttttttttttcaggcttGGAAATTTGACGATCACGTGATATGGGCACTGGTTATGAGAAATGATCAGGGAAATATATTGCAGCCATGTCACGTCTTGAGAGGGTTCTTTGTGAACATACTAAGTTTGGCCCTGTGGACCAACTTAGTTATTACAAGTTTTTGTGTGAGGGTTGGTTCGAAAGTACTTCTCCACTGCAGAACTGCCAGGAGCAATCATTTGCTTCCTGTGTCATGGTTGCCCTATTTCACATGTTCTGCACAAACATATGCCCGGTAAAGCTCAAacatcaatacaaaaacaacaatacgcaaatgtaaattaatttaaaagtatgattacacaaataaatacataaataaataataacaataacaggaAAAACTACTTGGGTTAAACATCTCAAATGTACATAGTGCACACTACGATGTTATTAATATAGAGGAGTGGTGATAAACGTCCTCTAGAATTCTCCCTGTATTCTGGAGAGTGGCCACCAGAGGAAGATATGTTCAAGCGAAATGTGGTCTATGATCCTCTAATTGTACAAGCTATTACAAAGTTTATAGTAGGCTATTTGcctatttttaatataatttggAAAACTTGACAAATGAAAACTGAACAGGGTCATTATTTGTCCTGAAATGCAGCCTTCATTACATCATTACACATTATTATGGAAGATGTGCATGTTATAGGAACATTTCTGTATGCCTTCCATTTAGAACGtttagtcaaagtcaaaagtcaaagtccactttattgtcaaagtttccacatgtgttatacatacagaaaattgaaatactgtttctggcggtcccacagtgcaaatataaacaagaagatataacataaaaagataagagcgtagaaatatatttttaaaaaaaaggggggggggggggtaaaaagggatatacaaaaatatatatatatatatacatatcacaatcaacacagtttgacggtagtgcgcacagtttgacggtagtggGCTTTTATTGCGCAGACagttacatacagtacattctgCTTATATTGGGTAATAATAAACCTGTTCAGTATGCATCCACTGTGTACATGGGATGTGTTTCAACAGGTTATTGCACCCAGCAGTTTCTGGTATCTTGATACTAATATGTGTCATAtttgaaaggaaaagaaacatttatttgtgtaaacCACTAACTTCAAAACATTCAAGAAGTTTGAAGCTGATGAGAAACTGTTTAGCCAAATAACCGCAAAGGAACAAATCTCGTAAGAGCTCTGGCTTGAGCTGCTTCAGCTGCTTTGGCCTCAAAGCAACTGATACCTTTAAATTACTTTGTACATCATCACaagaaagaatacaaataatataatcaCTACAGATAATAATACttacattaatttaaataatttatgaCCTGAAAAGATTGTTTGTATTGTCAGTATCTAAACCTTGTTTCGTGTTATCATCATCTCCATCAAATTGGCTTAAAACTCACCTGTCACCTGCAGGGTATTTAAAATGtccctctttgttttcctcccttttgcatgtaaatgaatGCAGGGCGCGTGCAGCTTTGCATGTAACTTGTTGTAGAGCGGAGCAACAGAACCTGGGAGGTGGAGCCATGAGCACACTCTTAAGGCCAGAGCTGGTTCCTCTCCTCACTGCCAAACTGATGCGCGGAGCGGCTCTCAGGGCATTCACAGCGCCGGGGTCGCGGAATTTTTTTTCGAGAAGAAACCAATTCTGTCCAGAAGTACTGCAGAAAAACTCGCACAGGACGCATCAACGCGCACAGAAGTGGCTGCCtgtaattgattttctttttttcgcTTGAGCTGAAAATAACAGCGGGGATCTCTGGACTATAGAGGCATTACATAGGGAGCATGACAGCGGGCTCGGGCCTCTGAAGTAGACAATCGTTGAATTTTCGCTTGGTATCTATTAAGGTGACCACAGTCATATTATGCAGCATCCATTGGACATAGGGCTGCATTATTATCCTCTGGAAGGTCACCCTGACCACAGAACTCATCGCTACAGGAGTTTCATGATAGAGGAGATCCTGACTGAACATCCAGAGCACAAAGCGTCGGCGCCGGCCGGGGAGCTGCTTAAATTCGGTGTACAGGCTCTGCTCTCCGCCCGGCCTTTCCATAACCAACTAGGTAAGAGAGGTGCTGTGAAGAGAGTGCGTTGATTTGAGGGAAATATTTAATGTAGCACATcttacataataaaataatgccTTTTCATTATTCATATCAGAAAATCATGTCAAAATAGCATACGTAAAAGATGTGTTATTGCATACAATAAACCGAAGTTTATTTTGCTATTGGACATAATTGAAGGGGAAATAATTTAACTTTCGTTACATGCATGATTCATTTTAAGAATCTACTCTGAACTATAATTTGAAACACTCCAGTAAATGTTTTCGTTAAAGGAAATTACTGCACATATAAGAGTAGATGAAAAGTCACcatgcatttgttttcagaaCAATAACGAAGTCgcagtacacacatacatatatatatatatatatacatgtatatatcaTTAATGTTGAAAATTAAGTTAAACAGACCACGCTTTATTCTGCTGAGTTTTTGACCTCGGTTCATTTTAACGTGcagtgtttcattattattattaatattgttattattattattattattattattattattattattattattattattattattattattatattgttaatttgttgatatcaaatcatcaaataaatacaaaaatctaaTATAACGCTTACGTTTATTCATCAGAAATGCGTTTTGGATATAAGTGGATATTGGACCTTACCGGTCTGAACTGTGACCTGAAGTGGATGgagttttaattatattttttaacagcggctccttggtgtgtgtgtgtgtgtgtgtgtgtgtgtgtgtgtgtgtgtgtgtgtgtgtgtgtgtgtgtgtgtgtgtgtgtgtgtgtgtgtgtgtgtgtgtgtgccgctCCGTTAGTGCTAAAGGCCGACCAGGCGAGCCTTCTGAAGTTCCCGCTGTCCCCGCTGTCCTGCCCGCTCGGCTCTCCGCTGCTGTCCGCGGCCTCGGGCCTGCAGCTTGGCGCTGGATCTCACCATTTGCCGCTTGACCTGCACCTCCGCGGGAAGCTGGAGCACGGAGTCGAAGGAGGCAGCAAGACCAAGAAGGGCCGCCGCAGCCGCACCGTGTTCACCGAGCTGCAGCTCATGGGACTGGAGAAACGCTTCGAGAAGCAGAAGTATCTGTCCACGCCTGATCGGTGGGTCTGCAGTGTGTACACAGACAAAGTTTATCATCCAATACAGTGGAGGATCTAGAACATTTTACATGGGGTGGCAAAAATGTGGCAAGTGAGGGCATGTGAGGGCGGACGGTACGTGGAattttatatctatatttatataatacTATAACTATGTATTGTTATATAATGTCAACACAAGTGTTCTTCGTGCACAAAAGGAACAAGGCCAgtgttcaaaacaaaactctgcagctctttaacagtaaaaatatgaatagtaaaactcaaatataaaacataaagtgTTATATTTACcaagatgtagtggagtaaaactaTAAAACTGACCTGACCCTTCATCTTTTTTCCTCACactcatttcctctttttctaaACGTATGTCTTATCTCCTCCTAGCTTTCTCCTGCTCTGAGACTATGAGTATCTATActctcttttccttttacttGTTCCCCTCTCTTTAACTCTTGACCTATTATTTTCatccttcctttttattttcagttgaaTCCCTCCAGTTTCTCTGGTCTGCAAGAGtcaagatgaaaaaataatttgtaGGGCTAGTATCTAACACTTACCATGTAGCTTAAAGGTATGCAAAAAATAACatctgaaaaatatttaatgCACAGGCAGCTGTGTTTAGAGACTACTTGTATTAACCAGTTTTACTGCATAGGATTTCATCTGGTCAAAGCTGTGCAGCCTCGTTGTTGTGATGTGTTATTAACCTGCGTGGATTTTATAGCTGCTTAGCTGATGTTATAATGATCGATTCGCAGCGCTCTCACTGGTGTATTTTAACGCCACAAACAGTGGCTGTCTGTCGGACGTTGTGGGTTCAAACATGcaagttttaatattttgttcaaGCACTTCTTGTCTTTATTAAGTCAAAACTAACCAAAGAGAGAAAACTGAGAAACTGAATGACCTTCAGCCCGGCTGTGTGAACGCTGCTCTGTGCGCTTCTTGCAGGGCCGTATAGTATTTGAGGGggataacattacattttaaatttagtagaaaagtagtaaaaagtagtagtagtagtaaaaagTTAGTAGCTTGTGGACATAGTGGCAGTTTGTTTCTACAAGTAGTTTTAAGAACACAAAAGTGAGGGGCCTGTCCCCTTAACTTATGTGTTCCGGGTTGTCCTCCCCTGatacaatataatattacaCAATACTACTTGCCACATATGTTTCAAAGTCTTCTTAGCATTGCTAGAATTACAATTATGTATGGTGTTGGTCTTAAACATATATGTGATAttcatatatataaaaaaaggatcTCATGTGAATTGTTCATTTAATAATGTCTTTGTTCCTCACAGAATAGATCTGGCAGAGTCTTTGGGCCTCAGTCAGCTACAAGTGAAAACATGGTACCAGAACAGAaggatgaaatggaaaaaaattgtgagttattttttatttattatgatgatgaggaggaggatgaggatgataataattatgatgattatgatgatgAAATAATAGTGGCAACTCCGTGAGTGAAGGCCCATGTGAAGCAATACCCCACTATTTTAGGAGGTTATATGAAATGTGTATGTCTTTTGTTTGAGTTTAGTGAACAGAGAGTTTCGCCCGTTTAACCCGCAGGTGTTGCAGGGCGGAGGCCTGGAGTCGCCCACTAAACCCAAAGGGCGTCCAAAGAAGAATTCCATCCCGAGCAGCGAGCAGCTCTCTGAGCAGGAGCGCTGTGTAGCCCTGGCAGGCTCAGAGGAACCTCAAGAAGAATGACTCTTAGAGTGGGACGCTCTTTAGGATGGAGCCACACTCCTGCGTGGAGAGGACGTGCTGCGGTTCGTGCGGCTGGAACAGGGCTGTTAGCTGCTGGCCCTGCAGGGGCCTTGTCCTCTCTGGCCTAGGCCCACCATGTGGACTCATGGtggactgctgctgctgaggagggAGCGCAAAGCTTTGCAGTAGGTCTCCTCTTTATATTCTGAGGATCACTCGCACTCCTCTGTTTTGCATTCCCTTTGTGTAACTATGCtatgtttaattattaaatacattctGACTGATATGTGCTCCGTTTATGATAAAGGACTCAGGCTCATAAAAAGCTTTGAGTGCAGagtgtacagtacatgtgaATTTGTGAtttgatgatgaggatgatgataaAGATGATGTTAATGATGATACAGGCTCATGAGTTATGTCACGTGTAAGTAATGTTTCAATAAACATTCCAAATAAAAAAGTGGATTGTGGTTTGATGGCTTTATAATATggaattcatacaaaaataatattaacaataataatacaaataataacaacaacaacaacaataataataataataataataataataataataataataataataataataataataataataataataataatatacttgATGCTACTGTTTATCGTGTGGTGTGAGTAAAGCTGTGGAACAAGTTCCCCTGCattattttaacatcatttcatttcctgCTGCAGGTGATTTGGTAACATTGACTTAAACATTTGAAGCAGCAGCTGGGCTTTTACTTAATGCAACTGCTTTGTCTTATTCCAACTATGCCTAggattttcatttaaagttacAGTTTTAGTGCTGTGTAATTTTCTAGGCTTCTCTCAAAGCACTGCAGTGATTTGTACTGTCATTTATTTGAGTGTACTTTCAACATTGAGTTTGAGGAGGTGGATGAGGAgcacacaaacagctttttgttttattctcagaGACACGTCTCCAGAGAAAGCTCGCATTTATGATTGTGGGTCAATGCGTTGCTCTTTgatttcctctcttccttttcaCTAGATATGGTCAAATGGAATGGACTAAACTGTGCcttctgaacaaacattttcaaagtgtgAGGAGGCAGGGAGGCGGCGCACGCACTGCGGGACACGGTCCGCCTCACACACGGggaatacaataatataatccaataaaaactcaaataagaTCAATTCATTTAAGATAAGATCTTGAAAATAAGATGAAATATTCAAGGAAATAATAAGAAAACGATAACAAAAGACATAATAAATGACTGCCTCAATTTAGAGCAATTAGATCTTCCTTTCATTGGTCGTACAATGGGGACACGTGCAGTGTCCATTGACAGCAAAACAACGGGAGGAAGCAGAACAAAGCGAAGCATCGTAACAAAGTTGACAGAACAGTAAAGCTGATGAGCACTCTGAGGATATCGTTCGCGGAGAGCGCCGACGCTGTAATAGACGGATCTTAGCTTTAGCTTTGGTGTAATACATATATatgacatttaattattttattgttcctTCTTCATACCAGCGGGAAGTCTCTCACTAATTTGTAATAATATACTCGACTGTTGTAGTATTTTACAGCCAAAGTGCGTCTGTTgattttaaaattacatttaatgctGAATTGAGTGTTTCTTGTGAAAAACGTTAGGTTAACGTGGCGTGTTTGTTAAACTTCCTGTCGTGTTCGTTTCTTCCCCTTTACTTTGGTGTAGCTACCCGGTCAAATTTGACCGTTATGTTTTCATTGCTTTTACATTAACACTAAAAAGATTTATCAtcaccaaaatgtatttaaaactcTTTTAAGCTGTGAACAATGTGTCAGACAGCTGGTTTATATGAATACCTGCAGTTATTATACAAAGAATACACActattccaaaacacacacacacacacacacacacacacacacacacacacacacacacacacacacacacacacacacacgcacacacacacggccggTCCTGCGCTATTCTGGGCCCGGGAGCATACACTTGATGCAGGATCAGAGAGAAgtcttagtttttattttagttttttgggaCCCCCTCCAGCCCAGCCCGGGTGCAATTGCTCCTGTTGCTACCCCTCCAGAACcagccctgcacacacacacacacacacacacacacacacacacacacacacacacacacacacacacacacacacacacacacacacacacacacacacatgcatttttgtgAATTGTGAAGTAAATGTTTGTTGAAAAGCTCCCATTTTCGGTTACCTACACATTATCATGTGCTACAAAGTTCAATGTATATCTTGaatatatgtaaaaacatttagatacgtttataaaaatattgaaaaagaaaTCTAATAATCTGGAAGAAAAGTATTTGGGCGTTTGTCTAAATGTAACAGCctacaaacacttttttatttaaaaatgatggtAGCCAGATTCTAAAATTCCTGCAAATCATAGAAACACCTTGCTCCTTTTTACATGCTGCCCCCCAGAGGTTAAATCATAGGCACATTAATGATGCTTGATGTAAACTATCTCTGAGCTTTGAGTCCCAGCAACAAAGAAGGCCTCTTCTCCTGAGTTCCATATCTCCATATAAAGGCACGTGCACAAATTGTCTCCTGGGCTTCTAACGACCAAGTGTTGGTCAGCAATGATTTCCGACATTCTTTACCATCAGGAGGAGGACTGGAATCTGCCGATTCTCAACATCCACACTCGgtacatttaaatcattcagGGGCCTTTGTGGCATAGAATAGAATGTCATtcctttattgttattgtacagtaacaatggcatttaaaaagcaatctTGTCAGTGCATatggcggtggtggcaaagtccataggggcttggcctgggaactggaaggtcaccagttcaagtccccgaaagaccaagtgccaccgtggtgtccctgagcaagacactggttacctacactgctccccgggcgccgtacataatggcagcccactgctcctaacactaggatgggtcaaatgcagagaccgcatttcgttgtcctagtacttgtactctgtgcaatgacaataaagttgaatcttatcttatcttatatccACATATCAACAagcattacaaatatttaaaaaaacacttcatcctattatttcacattttcacatttgtgcTTGATgtgaattgtattttgttttttggtttcatGGTGCTGCTGAAATCTGAacacaaactatttttaaatctgtttttagGAAAGAACAATCTAGTCCttcaaaatgttcagtttaTTTGGAATGAATTCCAGGGAACAGTGTTTTGGAGTGTAGAGATAAACTGTTATCCCAGAAGGTACTTTGTTATAATATTGGTGAACTGAGCTTTTAATATTTAAGAAGCATATGAAGCTGCCAGATTTACAGATTACTATCATGACCAACTCTACAGTCAATTTAAGGGATTTT
It includes:
- the barx1 gene encoding homeobox protein BarH-like 1 isoform X2, whose translation is MQHPLDIGLHYYPLEGHPDHRTHRYRSFMIEEILTEHPEHKASAPAGELLKFGVQALLSARPFHNQLVLKADQASLLKFPLSPLSCPLGSPLLSAASGLQLGAGSHHLPLDLHLRGKLEHGVEGGSKTKKGRRSRTVFTELQLMGLEKRFEKQKYLSTPDRSGRVFGPQSATSENMVPEQKDEMEKNCVAGRRPGVAH
- the barx1 gene encoding homeobox protein BarH-like 1 isoform X1 — its product is MQHPLDIGLHYYPLEGHPDHRTHRYRSFMIEEILTEHPEHKASAPAGELLKFGVQALLSARPFHNQLVLKADQASLLKFPLSPLSCPLGSPLLSAASGLQLGAGSHHLPLDLHLRGKLEHGVEGGSKTKKGRRSRTVFTELQLMGLEKRFEKQKYLSTPDRIDLAESLGLSQLQVKTWYQNRRMKWKKIVLQGGGLESPTKPKGRPKKNSIPSSEQLSEQERCVALAGSEEPQEE